Proteins encoded in a region of the Halococcus saccharolyticus DSM 5350 genome:
- the gatE gene encoding Glu-tRNA(Gln) amidotransferase subunit GatE — protein MSAESDHDPDDDPGHDHDYEELGLVAGLEIHQQLDTETKLFCGCPTDRREPGNSTHRFRRYLHPTRSELGEIDVAALEEASVEREFEYLAFDSTCLVEADDEPPGRIDGEAVEVALEIAALLDMTPIDQAHVMRKLVIDGSNTAGFQRSALVADDGAIETSAGTVEIEDLMLEEESAGRVDETDSGVRYALDRLGIPLVEIGTRPDITSPAQAKEAAERIGMLLRSTGTVKRGLGTIRQDVNVSIAAGARVELKGVQSLDDIDEIVAEEVHRQVELLAIRDALSDRDASVGDPEDVTDVFAETESGVIGGALSGDGRAMAVRLEGFAGLVGREIQPDRRLGTEFADHAKRHGVGGIFHTDELPAYGVTESEVDALRNAVDADEDDAVAMVAAAPEPAAAAIEAVAERARAAITGVPEETRGVQETTSEYLRPLPGAARMYPETDVPPVELDIENVEPPELLTEKVERYESEHGLDAGLAEQVAYGRRMSLFEAAVGQGVDPTLAAQTVESTVTELRRDGVPVEQLDDERFLDAFSLLTAGEVTTEGLPDLLTALAENPELSPTEAAEREGLGSAGSEEVREVVVEVVERNADQVETEGMGAFSGLMGECMGALGGRAEGDTVSELLREEIQKRA, from the coding sequence ATGAGCGCGGAGTCAGACCACGATCCCGACGATGATCCGGGTCACGACCACGACTACGAGGAGCTGGGCCTCGTCGCGGGTCTCGAAATTCACCAACAGCTCGACACCGAGACCAAACTGTTCTGTGGCTGTCCGACCGATCGACGTGAGCCCGGCAACTCGACCCATCGGTTCCGCCGATACCTCCACCCCACACGGAGCGAACTCGGCGAGATCGACGTCGCCGCGCTGGAGGAGGCGAGCGTCGAGCGCGAGTTCGAGTACCTCGCCTTTGACTCCACCTGTCTGGTCGAGGCCGACGACGAGCCGCCGGGGCGAATCGACGGCGAGGCGGTCGAGGTGGCGCTCGAAATCGCCGCCCTGCTCGACATGACGCCGATCGACCAGGCCCACGTCATGCGCAAGCTCGTGATCGACGGCTCGAACACGGCGGGCTTTCAACGCTCGGCGCTCGTCGCGGACGACGGCGCGATCGAGACCTCGGCGGGCACAGTTGAAATCGAGGATCTCATGCTCGAAGAGGAGAGCGCCGGTCGCGTCGACGAGACTGACTCGGGCGTTCGATATGCCCTCGATCGGTTGGGAATCCCGCTCGTCGAGATCGGCACTCGACCCGACATCACCTCGCCCGCACAGGCGAAGGAGGCCGCCGAACGAATCGGGATGTTGTTACGCTCGACTGGCACCGTGAAGCGCGGCCTCGGCACCATCCGCCAGGACGTCAACGTCTCGATCGCGGCGGGTGCGCGCGTCGAACTCAAGGGAGTCCAGAGCCTTGACGATATCGACGAGATTGTGGCCGAAGAGGTCCACAGACAGGTCGAACTCCTCGCGATCCGTGACGCACTCTCCGATCGGGATGCGAGCGTCGGTGATCCCGAGGACGTGACCGACGTCTTCGCCGAGACGGAGAGCGGCGTGATCGGTGGCGCGCTTTCTGGCGACGGCCGCGCGATGGCCGTTCGACTGGAGGGGTTCGCAGGGCTCGTGGGTCGCGAAATCCAGCCCGATCGCCGGCTCGGCACCGAGTTCGCCGATCACGCCAAGCGCCACGGTGTCGGCGGGATCTTCCACACCGACGAGCTCCCGGCGTACGGCGTGACCGAAAGCGAGGTCGACGCGCTCCGGAACGCGGTCGACGCGGACGAGGACGACGCGGTGGCGATGGTCGCCGCCGCCCCCGAACCGGCCGCGGCGGCGATCGAGGCGGTCGCGGAGCGCGCCCGCGCGGCGATCACGGGCGTGCCGGAGGAGACTCGCGGAGTCCAGGAGACCACTTCGGAGTATCTCCGCCCGCTGCCTGGCGCGGCGCGGATGTACCCCGAGACCGACGTTCCCCCTGTAGAACTCGACATCGAGAACGTCGAACCCCCGGAACTCCTGACCGAGAAAGTCGAGCGGTACGAATCCGAACACGGTCTCGATGCCGGTCTCGCCGAACAGGTCGCGTACGGCCGCCGGATGAGTCTGTTCGAGGCGGCGGTCGGGCAGGGCGTCGACCCCACGCTCGCGGCTCAAACGGTCGAGAGCACCGTCACCGAACTCCGGCGCGACGGCGTTCCGGTCGAGCAACTCGACGACGAGCGGTTTCTCGATGCTTTCTCACTACTTACCGCTGGCGAGGTCACGACCGAGGGGCTGCCCGATCTCCTCACGGCGCTCGCCGAGAATCCGGAACTCTCGCCGACCGAGGCGGCGGAACGCGAGGGACTCGGAAGTGCGGGGAGCGAGGAGGTCCGCGAGGTCGTCGTCGAGGTCGTCGAGCGGAACGCGGACCAGGTCGAAACGGAGGGAATGGGCGCGTTCTCCGGACTGATGGGCGAGTGCATGGGTGCGCTCGGCGGCCGCGCGGAGGGCGACACCGTGAGCGAACTCCTGCGCGAAGAGATCCAGAAACGGGCCTGA
- a CDS encoding bacterio-opsin activator domain-containing protein — translation MDGLAQFLCTGGYERLRRATRTHRGDLVVRLCGEVGLQPSEVVAISPADVRQTGTTRLLDVGDREAFVPAAVAHSIQKYAQSVDDTDPLVDVSERRIQMLVSESGTRAADATGDNRFRDVSTRNLRAAHARQLLHDGVDARIVLAVTAYERVAALEPYLPTPDRETVAAALSGKSALTADGLPAWLRRAVRVVADVGEELMVATSASDIHETVCGRLADTDGYRFAWIAETTGDGLTVRAHAGVAANSVDQMLADRSDLVTDVVEEQTIRTVDVGDTTLLAVPLAGEMTRGLLGIGTLREDVDAIERDLLGALGAQVGHALAVIEHRRLLLADTVTELTFDIGREAAFLPETAATLDCEFELVGIVPADEGVLCYVTTRAVTPDAVFERASTTDEVSDVRFVSDDETGMLLELMLRRSPIRTFAKLGGQIRSYEVGSQGGQLVGETPTDANVRSIVETMTDTFPTAHLTAKRETEPETATDGRFRETLTDDLTERQTAALRSAYFGGYFEWPRDSTAEELADSLSVSSPTLHHHLRIAQKKLLQSFFHDSG, via the coding sequence ATGGATGGGCTAGCCCAGTTCCTCTGTACGGGTGGCTACGAGCGTCTTCGTCGGGCGACCCGGACCCACCGTGGCGATCTCGTTGTCCGACTGTGTGGAGAGGTCGGACTTCAGCCGAGTGAAGTGGTTGCCATCAGCCCCGCCGACGTTCGCCAAACAGGCACAACACGGCTGCTCGACGTTGGAGACCGCGAAGCATTCGTTCCAGCAGCGGTGGCCCATTCGATACAGAAGTACGCCCAGTCGGTCGACGATACCGACCCACTCGTGGACGTCTCGGAGCGTCGTATCCAGATGTTGGTCAGCGAGAGCGGCACGCGAGCCGCTGACGCGACCGGCGACAACCGATTCCGGGACGTCTCGACACGGAACCTCCGGGCCGCCCACGCCCGTCAACTGTTACACGACGGTGTTGATGCACGAATCGTCCTCGCAGTGACTGCCTACGAACGGGTGGCCGCGCTGGAACCCTACCTCCCGACTCCGGATCGTGAGACGGTCGCGGCGGCTCTCTCGGGGAAAAGTGCACTGACAGCTGACGGCCTACCCGCCTGGCTCCGGCGAGCAGTGCGTGTCGTGGCCGATGTGGGGGAGGAGCTCATGGTCGCCACTAGCGCATCGGACATCCACGAGACGGTCTGTGGCCGACTGGCTGATACGGACGGCTATCGCTTCGCATGGATCGCGGAGACGACTGGCGATGGTCTCACGGTTCGGGCACACGCCGGCGTCGCAGCCAACAGTGTCGACCAAATGCTTGCCGACCGGAGCGACCTCGTCACCGACGTGGTCGAGGAGCAGACAATCCGAACCGTAGATGTCGGGGACACCACGCTACTTGCTGTTCCACTCGCCGGGGAGATGACCCGTGGCCTGCTCGGAATTGGAACGCTTCGGGAAGACGTCGACGCTATCGAGCGTGACTTACTCGGTGCGCTCGGTGCACAGGTCGGTCACGCACTCGCCGTGATCGAGCATCGACGGCTGTTGCTCGCCGATACAGTGACCGAACTGACGTTCGATATCGGGCGCGAGGCAGCGTTCCTGCCCGAAACCGCGGCTACACTCGACTGTGAGTTCGAACTCGTCGGCATCGTCCCCGCCGACGAGGGGGTGCTCTGTTATGTCACCACCCGAGCGGTCACACCGGATGCGGTCTTCGAACGCGCGAGCACTACCGATGAGGTGAGTGACGTTCGGTTCGTCAGCGACGACGAGACGGGCATGCTGCTCGAGCTCATGCTTCGGCGTTCCCCGATTCGGACGTTCGCGAAGCTCGGTGGCCAGATTCGATCCTACGAGGTTGGGTCGCAGGGTGGGCAGTTGGTCGGAGAAACACCGACCGACGCAAACGTTCGGAGTATCGTCGAGACCATGACAGATACGTTTCCCACGGCCCATCTGACGGCGAAACGGGAAACCGAACCCGAGACCGCAACCGACGGCCGGTTTCGAGAGACACTAACCGATGACCTTACCGAACGACAGACTGCAGCGCTCCGATCAGCCTACTTTGGCGGGTACTTCGAGTGGCCACGTGACTCCACGGCCGAGGAACTGGCCGACTCCCTCAGCGTCTCGTCGCCGACTCTCCACCACCACCTTCGGATTGCGCAAAAGAAACTCCTCCAGTCGTTCTTCCACGACAGCGGATAG
- a CDS encoding acetate--CoA ligase: MDADDAIDPPPAFRKRATLTSDPREHFSDEWPEAWDAAGDLLDWFESYDAVLDDETPPFEWFGGGTLNASHECLDRHLDERKNRLAIRWEGQLGETRTYTYLDLHREVNEFAAALRERGVGEDDVVTLYLPVVPELVVGMLACARLGAPHNVVSAGFSADALAARMERADSCFLVTCDGYYRRGDAVNQKRRADNARLAIDHDLEATVVVERLGDTQLGANQYEYSQLLAANAGREIEPVARDSTETLFLIYTSGTTGEPKSVTHTTGGYLAHVAWTARNVLDITSTDTYWCSADIGWITGHSYIVYGPLSLGTTTMLYEGTADHLRKDRLFSIIERNAVDILYTAPTAIRSFMKWGEEYPARHDLSSLRLLGTVGKPIDPRAWKWYYTHVGGESCPVVDTWWQTETGAILVSTLPGIDTMKPGSAGPPLPGIDAAIVGPDGSEQPVGERGMLAVRTPWPGMPRELAEATDWGASAVAGDEWRYIAGDEAIADDDGYIRVLGRRDDAITVANQRIGIAEIESAVVSVEGIAEAAVVGVDHSTRETAVYAYVNPATQQAADDALHEAVIAAVEEAIGPMASPERVIFTPELPKTRSGKIMRRLLESVANDEDYGDLSALRNPEVVGELRSNDDEISNE; encoded by the coding sequence ATGGACGCCGACGACGCGATCGATCCGCCACCCGCGTTCCGCAAACGGGCCACCCTGACGAGTGACCCACGTGAGCACTTCAGCGATGAGTGGCCCGAAGCGTGGGATGCCGCCGGCGACCTCCTCGATTGGTTCGAATCGTACGACGCGGTTCTCGACGACGAAACACCGCCGTTCGAATGGTTCGGTGGTGGGACGCTCAACGCCAGCCACGAGTGTCTCGACCGCCATCTCGACGAGCGGAAAAATCGCCTCGCGATCCGGTGGGAGGGACAGCTCGGCGAGACACGCACCTACACCTACCTCGATCTCCATCGCGAGGTCAACGAGTTCGCGGCGGCCCTCCGCGAACGCGGTGTCGGGGAAGACGACGTCGTCACGCTCTATCTGCCGGTGGTCCCCGAACTGGTGGTGGGAATGCTCGCCTGTGCGCGCCTCGGTGCACCGCACAACGTCGTTTCCGCGGGCTTTTCGGCTGACGCGCTGGCGGCACGGATGGAGCGTGCCGATTCGTGCTTTCTCGTGACCTGTGATGGGTACTACCGACGCGGTGACGCGGTCAACCAGAAGCGCCGTGCGGACAACGCTCGATTGGCCATCGACCACGATCTCGAAGCCACCGTCGTCGTCGAACGACTCGGCGACACCCAACTCGGGGCCAACCAGTACGAGTACAGTCAGTTGCTCGCTGCCAACGCTGGGCGCGAAATCGAACCGGTCGCCCGCGACTCGACGGAGACGCTGTTTTTGATCTACACATCCGGGACAACCGGAGAGCCGAAGTCCGTCACGCACACCACCGGTGGCTATCTCGCTCACGTCGCGTGGACCGCACGCAACGTGCTCGATATCACGTCCACGGACACCTACTGGTGTTCGGCCGATATCGGTTGGATCACCGGCCACTCCTACATCGTCTACGGTCCGCTGAGTTTAGGAACGACGACCATGCTCTACGAGGGGACCGCCGATCATCTTCGAAAGGATCGACTCTTCTCGATCATCGAACGCAACGCTGTCGACATCCTTTATACGGCACCGACAGCGATTCGATCGTTCATGAAGTGGGGCGAGGAGTACCCCGCCCGCCACGATTTATCGAGCCTCCGGCTACTCGGCACCGTCGGCAAACCCATCGACCCGCGAGCGTGGAAGTGGTACTACACCCACGTTGGGGGCGAGTCGTGTCCTGTCGTCGACACGTGGTGGCAGACCGAAACAGGGGCCATCCTCGTCTCGACGCTGCCCGGTATCGATACGATGAAACCCGGCTCCGCCGGGCCGCCGTTACCGGGTATCGACGCCGCCATCGTCGGCCCGGACGGCAGCGAGCAGCCAGTCGGCGAGAGAGGTATGCTCGCGGTCAGGACGCCGTGGCCGGGAATGCCCCGAGAACTCGCAGAGGCGACCGACTGGGGGGCGAGTGCCGTTGCGGGCGATGAGTGGCGGTACATCGCGGGCGACGAGGCGATCGCCGACGATGACGGATACATTCGTGTTCTCGGTCGGCGGGACGACGCCATCACCGTCGCCAACCAGCGAATCGGGATCGCGGAAATAGAGAGCGCCGTCGTCAGCGTTGAGGGTATCGCCGAGGCCGCAGTCGTCGGCGTCGATCACTCGACGCGGGAAACGGCGGTGTACGCCTACGTCAACCCGGCGACACAGCAGGCTGCCGACGATGCACTCCACGAGGCGGTTATCGCTGCCGTCGAGGAGGCGATCGGACCAATGGCCAGTCCCGAACGAGTCATCTTCACGCCAGAACTCCCGAAGACCCGTTCGGGAAAGATCATGCGCCGGCTGTTGGAATCCGTCGCCAACGATGAAGACTACGGCGACCTCAGCGCGCTACGCAACCCCGAAGTCGTCGGCGAACTCCGCTCGAATGACGATGAGATTTCGAATGAATAG
- a CDS encoding enoyl-CoA hydratase/isomerase family protein: EIDHLLSTTDPDEIRCVTIEGTGERAFSAGADVTGFADTEPADVLRATPTYETVAEFPRPVVAKIEGYCLGGGHELALACDMRIATEGSTFGQPEIGLGLIPGGGATQRLTRLVGAARAKELVFRGHQIDAATAADWGMINRAVPGDELDDAVEEVVSDIVNGPPVGLEVAKKVMNEGADADLDAALTLERQGFSILMGTDDVAEGTAAFREDRDPEFEGR, translated from the coding sequence ACGAGATCGATCACCTCCTTTCGACGACTGATCCGGACGAGATTCGCTGCGTTACCATCGAGGGCACCGGAGAGCGCGCGTTCTCGGCGGGCGCGGACGTCACCGGGTTCGCCGACACCGAGCCCGCCGACGTGCTCCGCGCGACGCCGACCTACGAGACCGTCGCGGAGTTTCCCCGACCCGTGGTCGCGAAGATCGAGGGGTACTGCCTCGGCGGCGGCCACGAACTCGCCTTGGCATGTGACATGCGGATCGCGACCGAAGGTTCGACGTTCGGCCAGCCCGAGATCGGGCTCGGCCTGATCCCCGGCGGCGGCGCGACCCAGCGACTCACCCGCCTCGTGGGGGCCGCGCGCGCAAAGGAACTCGTCTTCCGCGGCCACCAGATCGACGCCGCGACCGCAGCCGACTGGGGGATGATCAATCGTGCGGTGCCAGGCGACGAACTCGACGACGCCGTAGAAGAAGTCGTCTCGGACATCGTGAACGGCCCGCCCGTGGGCCTCGAAGTCGCGAAGAAAGTGATGAACGAGGGCGCGGACGCCGATCTCGACGCCGCCCTCACGCTCGAACGCCAGGGGTTCTCGATCCTGATGGGGACCGACGACGTGGCCGAGGGCACCGCCGCGTTCCGCGAGGACCGCGACCCCGAGTTCGAAGGACGCTGA
- a CDS encoding sodium:solute symporter family transporter gives MSMDVLLQVVPEGLNIGFKLIPALTTIGMLVAFLAVGFFFRVADTDNLWVAGRSIGNIENGMAIGANWMSAASYLGVAATIATLGYFGLAYLVGWTAGYFILLIFLASQFRRFGKYTAPDFVADRFYSDTGRAIAAVTTLFIAYVYAVSQGRGMGLMSMYLFGTSYTQGVILLMGVTIGYVALSGMLGTTKNMALQYVILIIAFLGGLYAVGWTQGYSTVLPYLEFGDEATLVAEEIAREFTAPFANAGYYEWVALCFTLIVGTCGLPHVLVRFYTVDNERTARWSCVWGLFFICLLYWGTAAYAAFGTLLFDQSQALSFPFTSDQGDVVVVLTAQLANLPEWLVGLVAAGAVSAALATVAGLFISGSSAAAHDIYTNLYKPEASQREQLIVGRLTILGLGILVAATAIADIGVIASLVAVAFAIAGVVMFPVFFLGLWWERTTREGALAGMLVGLTISIVTIINDYAAQVIGGEGPLVPALNAVLPATSTALIGVPVVMAVIIAISLVTDDPPEEVKRLVRQCHSPEPMSRMESAEEVATDGGEPSTESRATSARGAPDEGDDGRSR, from the coding sequence ATGAGCATGGATGTTCTGTTGCAAGTCGTGCCCGAGGGACTCAATATCGGCTTCAAGCTCATCCCGGCGCTCACGACTATCGGGATGTTGGTCGCGTTCCTCGCAGTCGGCTTTTTCTTCCGCGTGGCCGATACGGACAATCTCTGGGTCGCCGGTCGGTCGATCGGAAACATCGAGAACGGGATGGCGATCGGTGCCAACTGGATGTCGGCGGCGTCGTATCTCGGCGTCGCAGCGACCATCGCCACGCTCGGGTACTTCGGCCTGGCGTATCTCGTCGGCTGGACGGCGGGCTATTTCATCCTCCTCATCTTCCTTGCCTCGCAGTTCCGTCGGTTCGGTAAGTACACGGCACCGGATTTCGTCGCGGACCGGTTTTACTCCGACACTGGCCGTGCCATCGCGGCGGTGACGACGTTGTTCATCGCGTACGTGTACGCCGTCAGTCAGGGACGCGGCATGGGGCTGATGTCAATGTATCTCTTCGGGACGAGCTACACCCAGGGAGTGATCCTCCTCATGGGCGTCACCATCGGTTACGTTGCCCTCTCGGGAATGTTAGGAACGACCAAGAACATGGCGCTGCAGTACGTGATCCTCATCATCGCCTTCCTCGGTGGACTGTACGCTGTCGGCTGGACGCAGGGCTACTCGACGGTGCTGCCGTATCTCGAGTTCGGTGACGAAGCGACACTCGTCGCCGAAGAGATCGCGCGCGAATTCACGGCTCCCTTCGCCAACGCCGGCTACTACGAATGGGTGGCGCTGTGTTTCACCCTGATCGTCGGTACCTGTGGGCTACCACACGTGCTGGTGCGTTTCTACACGGTCGACAACGAGCGGACGGCTCGGTGGTCCTGCGTCTGGGGGCTGTTTTTCATCTGCCTGCTGTACTGGGGTACCGCTGCATACGCCGCATTCGGCACGCTGCTGTTCGACCAGAGCCAAGCGCTGTCGTTCCCCTTCACGTCGGACCAGGGTGATGTCGTGGTCGTTCTCACGGCACAGCTCGCCAACCTCCCCGAATGGCTCGTCGGTCTCGTCGCCGCCGGGGCGGTCTCAGCGGCGTTGGCGACGGTTGCAGGGCTGTTCATCTCCGGCTCGTCGGCTGCCGCACACGACATCTACACGAACCTCTACAAACCCGAGGCATCCCAGCGCGAGCAGCTCATCGTGGGCCGGTTGACGATACTCGGACTCGGGATTTTGGTAGCGGCGACAGCGATTGCCGACATCGGGGTCATTGCCTCTCTCGTCGCTGTGGCGTTCGCGATCGCTGGTGTCGTGATGTTTCCCGTGTTCTTCCTCGGTCTTTGGTGGGAGCGCACCACTCGAGAGGGCGCTCTCGCCGGGATGCTCGTCGGACTGACGATCTCCATCGTGACCATCATCAACGACTACGCTGCACAGGTGATCGGCGGTGAGGGCCCGCTTGTACCAGCGCTCAATGCGGTGCTGCCGGCGACATCGACGGCGCTCATCGGTGTCCCGGTCGTGATGGCCGTCATCATCGCGATCTCACTGGTCACTGACGATCCACCAGAAGAGGTCAAACGTCTGGTTCGGCAGTGTCACAGCCCCGAACCAATGAGTCGGATGGAAAGTGCCGAAGAGGTTGCCACCGACGGTGGTGAGCCATCCACGGAATCGCGAGCCACGTCAGCACGAGGCGCTCCAGATGAGGGGGACGATGGCCGTTCTCGTTGA
- a CDS encoding DUF4212 domain-containing protein, giving the protein MRDHLKLIWTTFLAWSVAVFGPVTAALVFPELMTGTIVLGFQLHVLLTGIGAPFGALVLSAVYAYRPDRTRDARRSXAIRDVYKRQRWR; this is encoded by the coding sequence ATGCGCGATCACCTGAAACTGATCTGGACGACGTTTCTGGCTTGGTCGGTTGCGGTCTTCGGGCCGGTAACGGCTGCACTCGTCTTTCCCGAACTGATGACCGGGACCATCGTCCTCGGCTTCCAGTTGCACGTTCTTCTGACGGGTATCGGCGCGCCGTTCGGCGCGCTCGTTCTGTCGGCGGTGTACGCCTACCGACCCGACCGAACCCGAGACGCTCGCCGATCTNGCGCCATCAGAGATGTGTATAAGAGACAGAGATGGCGGTGA